The Conexivisphaera calida genome includes a region encoding these proteins:
- a CDS encoding ABC transporter ATP-binding protein yields the protein MEEVISARDLTKVYPDGTEALNGISFAVERRGIVTLLGRNGAGKTTFVRIAATLSAPTSGSLEVLGMDVLRDARSVRQRIALMPQESYPPTFPRPGELVEAYLVARGWGLGDARRKAREILEDVGLWEYRDKTVSELSGGMKRKVILAMVLASGADLMFLDEPTVGLDPQSRRSIWRILEEARREGRAMLLTTHYMEEAEALSDDVIILDRGRLVAHGGVQEIVARVGATHKLEVSDFPGAAEVISGYGRIYRYGSRIVLYSDRKSAEEAAARLVRGHSGVLRVKEVGLEDAFVLLTGGAEPLDEGAGS from the coding sequence ATGGAGGAGGTCATCTCAGCGAGGGACCTGACCAAGGTGTATCCGGACGGCACTGAGGCGCTGAATGGAATAAGTTTCGCCGTCGAGAGGAGGGGAATAGTCACGTTGCTCGGCAGGAACGGCGCCGGGAAGACCACTTTCGTCAGGATAGCGGCCACGCTGTCGGCGCCGACGTCGGGCAGCCTGGAGGTGCTGGGCATGGACGTCCTGAGGGATGCTCGGTCCGTGAGGCAGAGGATAGCATTGATGCCGCAGGAGAGCTATCCGCCGACTTTCCCTAGGCCGGGTGAGCTCGTGGAGGCCTATCTGGTGGCGAGGGGCTGGGGCCTGGGCGACGCCAGGAGGAAGGCCCGAGAGATATTGGAGGACGTGGGCCTCTGGGAGTACCGCGACAAGACGGTATCGGAGCTGAGCGGGGGGATGAAGAGGAAGGTGATCCTGGCGATGGTGCTCGCGAGCGGTGCGGATCTGATGTTCCTGGACGAGCCGACCGTCGGGCTGGATCCGCAGAGCAGGAGGTCCATCTGGAGGATCCTCGAGGAGGCGAGGAGGGAGGGCAGGGCGATGCTCCTGACGACACACTACATGGAGGAGGCGGAGGCCCTGAGCGACGACGTGATAATATTGGACAGGGGAAGGCTGGTGGCGCACGGCGGCGTGCAGGAGATAGTCGCCAGGGTGGGCGCCACGCACAAGCTGGAGGTCTCCGACTTCCCCGGCGCGGCGGAGGTGATCTCAGGGTACGGGAGGATCTACAGATATGGCTCAAGGATAGTGCTGTACTCGGACAGGAAATCCGCCGAGGAGGCGGCCGCCCGCCTGGTCAGGGGACACAGCGGCGTCCTCAGGGTGAAGGAGGTGGGGCTGGAGGACGCGTTCGTGCTCCTCACGGGAGGGGCGGAGCCGCTGGACGAGGGGGCGGGAAGTTGA